The Amycolatopsis japonica nucleotide sequence GGACAAGCGCCAGACGATGCTGTTCTCGGCGACCATGCCGGGCCCGATCATCACGCTGGCCCGCACGTTCCTGACCCAGCCGACGCATATCCGCGCCGAGGAGAACGACGCCGGCGCCATCCACGAGCGCACCACCCAGTTCGTCTACCGGGCGCACTCGATGGACAAGCCCGAGCTGATCGCCCGCGCGCTGCAGGCCGAGGGCCGCGGCCTGACGATGATCTTCACCCGCACCAAGCGCACGGCGCAGAAGGTCGCGGACGAACTCGTCGAGCGCGGTTTCGCGGCCGCCGCCGTACACGGTGACCTGGGCCAGGGCGCTCGCGAGCAGGCATTGCGCGCGTTCCGCTCCGGCAAGGTCGATGTGCTGGTCGCCACCGATGTCGCCGCCCGCGGTATCGACATCGACGACGTCACGCACGTGATCAACTACCAGACGCCGGAGGACGAGAAGACCTACGTCCACCGCATCGGCCGCACCGGCCGCGCGGGGCGCACCGGCGTCGCGATCACCCTCGTCGACTGGGACGAGGAGCCGCGCTGGAAGCTGATCTCCGACACCCTCGGTCTCGACATGCCCGAGCCCGCCGAGACGTATTCGTCGTCGAAGCACCTGTTCAGCGACCTGGGCATCCCTGAGGGGACCACTGGCCGCCTGCCGCTGTCGAAGCGGACCCGTGCCGGCCTTTCGGCCGAGGTCGAAGAGGATCTGGGCGGCAAGCGCCGGGGCCGTGGCCACGGCCCGGCCTCGAAGGATGAAGAGGCTCCTCGCAAGCGGAACCGCGCACCGCGCAAGCGGACTCGCGGTGGCGCCGACGCGGCAGCCAAGATCGAGGCGGCGGACGCCGCCGCGGCTTCGACGGAAGGCACCGAGGGCGAGACCTCGTCCGAGGGCCGCACGCGGACCCGTCGCCGCAGCCGCGGTGCCGCGAAGCCGAGCCCCGAGGTCAGTGGCCCGGCGGTCGAGAAGGAGGCGGGCGACAGCGCCGAGCGTCCGGCTCGCCGACGCCGCCGTCGCCGTCCGTCGGCGACTTCTGATACACCTGCGTCGGCAGACTGAGCTTTCATACTGCGGACATGGGGAGCTAGGGGCACGTGAGCGAACGCTGGGACGCCGCGCCGGACAACGAACCGGCGCGGCCCGTGCCCGCCGATCCCGAGCAGTCGACCGGCGGCGAGCCGGAGACGGCCGAGAACGCGATCGGCACCGAGGACGTGCTGGACGCCGATCCCGCTCAGCCGGTGGCCACCGAGCCGCCGCTGGGCGGGAAACGCGCCCGGCCCTCGCCGTGGAATCGCAAACGGGATCGCGTGATCGCCGCGGCGATCGTCGTGGTCGTCGCGGTCACCGGTGTCGTCATCGGCGTGACCAGCGACAACGCGGCCACGGTCGCGCAGGTCGCCACCACCCTGCCGCCCGGGCTCCCGCCCGCTCCGGCGCAGGTTCCCGGCTCGTTGAGCGAACTGTGGCAGGCGCCGAGTGCGTCGACACCCGTCCCGATCGGCGAGGCCAACAGCGTCGTCACCGCCGACAAGGGCGAAGTACTCGGCCGGGATCCGTACACCGGCGACGTCCGCTGGCGCTACTCGCGCGATCTCGAACTGTGCACCGTCGCGCTCGCCGGCATCAAGGTGGACGCGGTGTACCGCAAGGACACCGGTTGCAGCGAGGTCACCCAGCTCGACGCGGGCACCGGGCGCCGCACGGCACAGCGCAACGGAGACGCCGAGCTCGGCACGAGGCTGGTCGTCGACGGATCGCACGTCACCACGACCGGCAAGAAACTGCTGAACACCTGGCGCGACGACCTGGTCAAGAGCATGGAGTACGGCCAGGTCCCCGCCATCGTGAACCCGAACAAGCAGCCGAGGACGGGCTGCACCTACGGCACGGTGGCCGCCGCGGCGGGCAAGATCGGCGTGATCGAGCGCTGCCCCGGCGACCCGGCCGACCGGTTCACCGTCTACCGCGCGACCAACGACGAGGCCGACGACCCGAAGGTCGACTACAGCACCGTGCTCGCCGGGAAGAACGCGAAGGTCGTCGCGATGTCCGGCGATCTCGCGCTGATCGTGCTGCCGGAACAGAAACTGCTGGTCATCTACGGCGGCGACGGCCTGCAGAAGTCGGCCTACCCGCTCGACCTGCCCGAAGCGGAAATCACGCAGGATCCGGTGGACGGCGTCATGACGACCTCGTGGACCGCGCAGGGCGTCTACTGGTTCACCGGCTCGAAGACCATGGCGTTCTCGCGGGACGATCTCACCCCGCGCTGGACGCTGAACAACTCGACCGGTCCGGGCGTGACCTTCGGGGAACAGCTGGTCGTGCCCATCCAGGGCGGCCTGGCCGTACTCGACGAGACCACCGGTGCCACCATCCGCACCGTCGGTGTCGACAGGCGCGGCTACACCGGCCCGGTGCTGCTCTCCTCGGTCGGGCCGGTGCTGCTGGAGCAGCGCGGCCCCACCGTCGTCGCCCTCAAGTGACCGGCGAGTGGTAGCAAAGGTCCCTTGCTACCGGCCCGCCGTCATCGCGTCGTCGTCGA carries:
- a CDS encoding DEAD/DEAH box helicase — translated: MEPESPTFASFGVKPEIVKALGEAGIERTFAIQALTLPLAMAGDDLIGQARTGMGKTLGFGVPLLHRVEVPGDGTPQVLVVVPTRELCIQVANDLKGAGKHLGIRTLAIYGGRPYEPQIAALRNGVDVVIGTPGRLLDLAEQKHLVLGKVRGLVLDEADEMLDLGFLPDIERILRMVPDKRQTMLFSATMPGPIITLARTFLTQPTHIRAEENDAGAIHERTTQFVYRAHSMDKPELIARALQAEGRGLTMIFTRTKRTAQKVADELVERGFAAAAVHGDLGQGAREQALRAFRSGKVDVLVATDVAARGIDIDDVTHVINYQTPEDEKTYVHRIGRTGRAGRTGVAITLVDWDEEPRWKLISDTLGLDMPEPAETYSSSKHLFSDLGIPEGTTGRLPLSKRTRAGLSAEVEEDLGGKRRGRGHGPASKDEEAPRKRNRAPRKRTRGGADAAAKIEAADAAAASTEGTEGETSSEGRTRTRRRSRGAAKPSPEVSGPAVEKEAGDSAERPARRRRRRRPSATSDTPASAD
- a CDS encoding Rv3212 family protein gives rise to the protein MSERWDAAPDNEPARPVPADPEQSTGGEPETAENAIGTEDVLDADPAQPVATEPPLGGKRARPSPWNRKRDRVIAAAIVVVVAVTGVVIGVTSDNAATVAQVATTLPPGLPPAPAQVPGSLSELWQAPSASTPVPIGEANSVVTADKGEVLGRDPYTGDVRWRYSRDLELCTVALAGIKVDAVYRKDTGCSEVTQLDAGTGRRTAQRNGDAELGTRLVVDGSHVTTTGKKLLNTWRDDLVKSMEYGQVPAIVNPNKQPRTGCTYGTVAAAAGKIGVIERCPGDPADRFTVYRATNDEADDPKVDYSTVLAGKNAKVVAMSGDLALIVLPEQKLLVIYGGDGLQKSAYPLDLPEAEITQDPVDGVMTTSWTAQGVYWFTGSKTMAFSRDDLTPRWTLNNSTGPGVTFGEQLVVPIQGGLAVLDETTGATIRTVGVDRRGYTGPVLLSSVGPVLLEQRGPTVVALK